The Scleropages formosus chromosome 21, fSclFor1.1, whole genome shotgun sequence DNA segment CCCACCTAGTtctcacatttttcatattttgtttctgaCATCTGAAATGGTGTTTCTCGATGGCCGGCAGCAGCAGCCCTTAATGGAGGGGTGTTTGAGGAAGTCCTCAAGGGAGAGGTTGTTCTCAAATGCTGGCCTTGTGTGTCCCCTACAGGTAATTTGTTGGTGATCGCGTTTGTGAGTTACTTCGGAGCCAAGCTTCACAGGCCCAAAATAATTGCCATCGGATGCCTCCTCATGGCTCTCGGAACATTCCTGATCGCGATGCCTCATTTCATCATCGGACGGTGGGTGGGAGAAGCTTTTCTGCAGGACTTCAGTCCAGACTCAGggatagatttttttcttttcccagccAAAGGATGAATGTAGACGGTCCGATTAGACGAGTGTGGCTGGTACCATTCTGCCGCTCCCATTATATTATTCCGCTTCATTACTCTTATTTCAAAGTAATCATTGTAGGTTCACATGACACTCCAAACTTGACCTTATTACTTAATTGTCACATTCATTTAACTTGTTGAtcaaatcacagtaaattagtCTAGACCACACACTGTAAAACATATCAGCAGATGTCTTTGGTTTGCCCAAAATATTGGCGTGTAAGTCACATAACCAAATGTTGTCCAGGTAGTTAAGCGCCATTGCATGTAGATCATTGCTGGTGCAGTCATAAGATGTCTCTTTTAAGGTTACTGCTTATGTAACTGTCCTTGGTGCCTCCTTGCTCCTTCCATTCAATATGTACATtcatgttttatgcagctacaagTTTGAAACATCAATTCCATCTTCTGCAAACTCGACCATTAGCCTCAGTCCATGCCCAGTTAGCTCACCTGATGTCCTGCCAACAGGGGAGAGCCCAGTGCCAAGTGCAGGTGTGTTTCCTTTACATTTCTGCATGTAGTGACAAACCGTGTTAGGCTTCCTATGATTTTTTACCTAcgtacacagctggataattttattggagtaatttaggctaagtaccttgcttgagggtattATGACAGCGGGCGGGATTTTTTGCAACTTTCAgagctgaaggcagcagctccgtcCGCTATGGTATGTACTCTTCAGCGCAGCCAAATGTTTCCAGCCAGCATCATTTCTGAAGTGTCGCTGTTAAGAGATATGAATCGCAATCCATGGCCCATTTTGAAAGGCTACAGTTaggaaagaacagaaaaatacataCTTAATTACCTACTTGCCTGGAAaactaaatgtaattaattttctgATTAGGCTTTAAAAGGAACACCAAACAACCTTAATATAAACACAACATGAGCTATGAAGTCCTTCTCAGAATGGAGTCCCGTCTATTGTCATAGTAACTGCAAACGGTCATTGAAAGTGGATGGGAGAATTTtcatctagttttttttttgctttcgtaaaaaaaataccatgttaGTCagcataatataataattagaATTTTGTGCCGTGTGGAATTTACACAGCTAGTCATTCATAAAACATGCTGGTATTACAGATGATCTATTCAATTACTTAAGGTTAATAAAGAGCTAATAATCAACAAGTCTCACATGACCTCTTTATAAAATCAGGTTTTTGCAGGAAGTGTAAAGATATGATAGCAAACTGGTGTCAGTCATTGTCAAGCTACATTTTTCTGGATTCTGAAATGTAGCACCGGTGAATATGTAGATACTCTTTCCTCCATTTCTTATCCCTTTTAGTGTTGCCTGTGTTTTATTCCGAACTTATCTTCAGGACCCGGTTGTGAACGGGAGTCTAGTCTCTCCATGTGGATTTACGTTTTCCTGGGGAACGTGTTACGCGGCATCGGCGAGACTCCTGTGCAGCCGCTGGGAATCTCGTACATCGACGACCACGCCCGGCCAGACAACGCAGCCTTCTATATCGGTAACGCTTCTTCCTCCGTCTTCTGGGCAGGTGTTGTGATTTGAACTAAGCAGTATAAACACGTTCTAAAGTGGAGCTCTAATTGTCGGCCACCTTGCGTGGGTGATCTTCGTTTCCTTTAATATCAGTAGTTCTCTCTGCTAAAGACACTGtctgtaacctgaaggctgctggttcatgCCCCCATACATTTAGTACAGTATAGCTTAAACGTGTACATTGTTTGTGTACACAAATAGAACTGAGTTATGCAGCGATGACTAAGCACTGAATTGAAAATAGTGATCATCTCTTAGTGATGTGAAGGTGAAGTGTTTCAGAAGAAACCGACTCTGTCTTTTCTTTAAACTGCTGTCTGAAAATGCTGTGGAGACCACCTTGCTTGTCGTTGCTTTTTACTTCCACCAGTTTCACAGTTGGTTGGGAGGCTCGAGCACTCCCGTGTTGTCCTGTGTTCCAGGCTGTGTCCAGACGGTGTCCATCATCGGCCCCATATTTGGGTACCTTCTCGGATCTCTGTGCGCCAAAATTTACGTGGACATTGGATTTGTAGACATGGGTGAGCAAGCTTGACACAACCTGAACGTAGTTTGTTGTGCCGTGGTACGGTTCATAAGATGTGCACCACACTGCCGTTCTCTTCAAGTCTCCCAATGCCGTCGGCACTAGCCGTTATTTCTTACCACTTAAAAGAAACAAGAATCTGGGTATGAAACCAAATATCAGGATTTATGTTCCCAAACCTATCAAAtccaaattatttcttttatttacctTTACGTTATCTGTAACGGCTTGTCCAGTGCTGtgctgtggtggtccagagccagtctcagaaacacagggctCTAGGCCAGGCTTGGTACATCCTGTACGGCACGCCAGGTCAACGCAGGGTACGaatacacacatattcactcacacaataaatcatgtgtctttggactgtgagaggaaaccagagcacccagaagaaacccatgcgaaCATAGGGAAGACATGCCACCTCCATACATTGAAGATGGGGTTGTGAGGTACACGCCCTActctctctgcctctgtgtCACCCTttgataaatatttgttttttagtACGGATAATAGTCTAGTCCCAGACAGGGTAGTATTTGCTGTGCTGTCTCCACATCAACATTTATGCATATTAGGCTTGCTGGAACATTGGTGGGACATGCCCCGCCTCCCTTGTTATGTCTATGAcaattattttgttatatttatttttgcacggTACTCACCCATGTGCATTTTGAAACGGTACAGCTAATATAGAGTGCATGAAAGTCTGTGTTTAGCTTGTAAAGCAAGTTGAGAGCATCAGTATATTGATGGAAATAGCCCATATAATGTGCAGGAGTCCTGTTATATTGACTCAACACCTGATATATAAACCAGCGGGTCCTGGTTTTTGTTTGCCgacatattaaattattttttttcagtgcgtCATTCTGCAGGGGTTGAGCATAATGAGTCACCTGTAGCTGACAGACAGGTGTAAATCTTCACCTGTGCCAAGGtaaatgttgtttctccttcTGCAGAGAGCATCAGCATTACCCCGAGCGACGCCCGCTGGGTGGGGGCCTGGTGGTTGGGCTACCTCATCGCGGGGGCCATCACCCTCATCTCAGCCATCCCGTTCTGGTTTTTGCCCAAAGCACTGTCTGTGCCAGGGTCCCATCGCCAGTCTGGATGCCCACCGCAGCAGTCACGCTTCATCACAGACTCGATTCATGGCGAGCACAAGTATGTGCCAGAGGAACCCGccaatttcccagaaatggccAAAGGTAAGCTCCACCCCATGCACGGGTCAAACCCAGGTGAAGGATTCTGTGTACGGCCACCATCGACGTTCCCTAAATCAGGATGATGAGAGACGTGTGTGCTCTGCTCCCCCCCAGAATTTCTTCCGTCACTGAAAAACCTGCTTGGAAATCCAGTGTACTTCTTGTATCTCTGTGTGACTATAATCCAGTTCAACTCCCTGATTGGCATGGTCACATACAAGCCAAAGTACATTGAAGAACATTACGGCCAGTCGGCATCGAAAGCCAACTTTCTGATGGGTAAGTGgccaaatgtttgtttttcgtACAGCGTGCATTAACGGCGTCGCTCGTGAACGCGGCGCGTTCGTGCGGAAGTGCCGTCCTTGCACAAATTTGCTGGAACGAGCTTGTTCGCTGTTTCTCGTtgatatgtgaaatatttaggGCTTCTGTGTTTAAGGCGTAGAACAGGGTTATTAAAGCGCTTTAATTTCACAGTGATGTAAGTGAAGCGTTTCATGTGAAAGTGAGCTCTGCACTGGGCTCAGTTAATGGGATCGCCAGACTCAAAAGTGGCATTTCATGTGATGAAATGTGCCATTGATGTACAATTCATGAAATGATAACTTTCTGGAGAGTCTGGAAATCCGCACTGTATTCTTTCTGCTTTCCATCATCAAAGGCGATATCTGCCTCGGCTTGACCACTCCCGATGAAATATGCATCACGTTGCTTTGATATATATGAACACGTTGTGTCTTTGATCTCGATGGGAAGCAATTGTTCTCCCCAGCAGCCTTGTGAGACCCGGAAAAGGCACACAGACCTGCCCCTGAACACGCCTTACCGTTGCAGGCGCCATCAACATCCCGGCCGTGGCCCTGGGGATGTTCTTGGGGGGCGTGGTCATGAAAAAATTCAAGCTGAGCATCATGGGAGCAGCCAAGTTTGCGTTCGGAACCTCCCTGCTGGGCTACTTCCTGTCCCTCTTCTTCTTCGCCATGGGCTGCGAGAACTCCAAGGTGGCAGGGATAACTGTGTCTTACAAGGGGTGAGTCTTGGAAAGGACAGAACATACTACTGGCCTCTTAAAATGTTGAGCATGTCTTCGATTTTAGAAGGGGCAACGCACTGCTCAGCTGCTGTTTCTAAAGACATTTGGAACCTTGACCTTTTGCTTGGaggtttaattaatttaaaagtacCCCCtgtgtgtaatgataataacaacaaaacCTTTGGCAAAAGCCGGGGTAcggtggcagagtggtgcagTTAGCAAGAAATGtgtagctgatggtttttcagTATGTATGTGCTTTCTAGCAGCAGAGCGCAGGTACAGAAAGTTGTTGACAATAAACGCAGCACGTtcagtggatccctgcttggtttattgcttaTCCTGAGAACTGAtcgatttaaaaaataaagtaggaATTACACTGGAGGAGTACCTCCAGAGggcggtgtggtggtgcagtggcgcagtgggtttagctggggcctgctctctggtgggcctggggttcgaatcctgcttggggtgccttgtgatggactggtgtcccatcctgggtgtgtccctttcccctccagccttgcaccctgtgttgtcgggttaggctccggctcgccgcaaccccctGTGAGACaggcggcttcagactgtgtgtgtgtgtgtgtgtgtgtgtgtgtgtgtgtgtgtgtgtgtgcgcgcctttggcaaaacatcagttaaattttACTTAATACAATGAAGGCATAACAGCAAGTGATCAAAAAGGGGGAATATAAGAGCAACAGaataaatttttcagaaaactgtttGGTACGGTGACAGTATTGGAGTTATAATAAGAGGGCTGTAGGTTTACATCCCTGAAGGTGCGTTACCTCAGTCGGGTAAGTAAAATAGACCACAGTGTGAAAGTGGTGGCATGTTGCTTTGGGTGAAACAAGCAAATGCATTTAGTAAAATCTGCCCTGTGTGTCAATGCACAGCGCAGACGTGCTGGCACATCAAGAAGCATCCCAGGTCACCGACTGCAACAAGAACTGCTTGTGTTCCGGGAAGGACTGGGACCCGGTGTGTGGAGAGAACGGGATCACGTACATCTCTCCGTGTCTCGCCGGCTGCCGTGTGTCCACAGGGTCGGGGAAGAACACGGTGAGGCTGCCGCGGAAAGAACTGTGTACAATACCAGGAAAAAGTTTTCACCCAAGGGTACCGGGGCATGTTGATTTCTCAGTGTTAGGAAACTTTGCACCCTCGCTCCCTCAGTATGGTGCAATGTGTTGCGCGAGTCTGCAATAGCTGTGACACCGCATGGGCCTGTGGTGTCTTTTAGCGCGGTGTGGTTAGCACACCAAATGGGGAGGCAGATAGGACTTGTTGCCAGCGGGTTCCTTTCCttgtactcttgagaaaggtacttaacctgctgtgccacagcatAACATCCACCTGTGGAAATGGATGAAACTGTCCAGCTATTTTGGATGAGAGCGCACGTGAAACGAAGGTTCCATGTACGATATTGTAGTAACTCAGGATTAGTGCTGTAATCCGAACTGGACCTTGAGCCTCTTTCTCTGATCTCCTGGAACTCCCCGTCCAGGTGTTTGACCAGTGCCAATGCCTCTCGGCGGCCGGCTGGGGGCCCGGCAACCTCACCGCCACGGTAGGACACTGTCGGCACAGGGGTGGCTGCGATCGGGTCTTTCCCTACTTCCTGGCCCTGTCTGTCATCAGCTCCTTTGTCATCTCGCTGGGTGGAACACCAGGGTACATGTTGCTCATCAGGTGGGTACCTCTAGACTGGGGTGAACAGAGGTGGGCAGGACCCGAGGTCGCACGCAGCCCGGTCGCTGCACTTCCGCAAAGCCGGAATAACACGTGAAGTGTTTGCAGGAGATTCCGACACTTTAAAAGAGGAGAGGGGTGGAAGACGAGAAGCCGTGTCAATAACTAATAGAAACTGTTCAGGTTTTCACTAGTTGAATACTTTGTgtacttcatttattttgtattactATTTTGTAAATCTTATTTAGGAGGGACTCATCCACTGGTTTCTCATTCAAAAaggcacacacagcacataaaACAGCACGTAAAACCCCGTAATTGTCATTTCAAATGTGGGGGCCATGAAAATCAGAGGTGAGTAATATTGTGTTTCATCCATTTATTCCATTACTTATGTAAATTTtgatatttatacttttttacaTGTGTGTAGAAAAATGGGCCTTTACTCAGTCGTGTTTCTCTCAACCCCTTCTCGTTGCACCTGAATTATTCTAGTTTTGACTTTCCTTAAAAACAAGTCACTTTTATTGCTACTCATTGTTGACACGTCCTTGCTGTCAGATGATTTCTTGTGGATTTCGTGGGCCAGTAAAGGTTGTCGGTCccggtttttttttctcagtttgaaCGCCTCGGAGGACTTGTCCAGCAGCTTGGTTTAGAGTGAAGGTCCAGGCCTCAAATCCAGTGTATGATTacgaaaaaaacaaataatgacaTAGTTCATATTCcttttacctgacacctttattcaaagAAATTCACAGCTCTTCAGCCATTTGCACAACAGGGTATCATACTGGAGCTCTTCATGGTTGACCCATTGCTCAAAAGCAATAAAGCATCGGCACGACTGGGATTCCAGGCAGCATTTTGAGGATATGTCATTACCCCTTACCCCTTACCTACCCACTCCATCAGCTTACAAACTTTCCAACAGGAAACTTTTCTCCATTACAGActtttttaaagtgtatttaatatatacacattttatttcaattcaAATTGCGTGTCATCGGGAAGGGTACGTGCTGCCTTCAGTTTTTCAACACCCAGCTCTAATTCCAGCCAGGAttctttattgtgttttcttaaTTACAATGCGTCACAAATACCCCTCAGCAGGggactccacacacacaagcacatgtgtgtgtgtgtccctgctcaCCAGAGGGCGGTGCCGTCTACCAGCTTGGTCTCCGTGAGCTGTTCGGCgggaaggagggagagggagagagtcgGTGCTCCTACATTCCCATCGGAAAAACCCCGCTGATGCTTCCCCACCTACAGAGCCATCGTGTTGCtgacatttgcattacatttacatttattagttcggcagatgcttttctccacagtgatttacaactCAGAGTTAACAAAggtgcatttcacagcaaagaGTTAtagagacagacacaggattCTCATAGCAGCGCCAGTTTCTCCAATACCATCGTTTTTGCCAGCGCACATCACACCAGCAGCTGCATATGGAATCGATGCTGGGCCATTTCGTGCCCCATTCGACTAACAGAGTTTTTGAGAAATAAACGAAACTCTGTCacaattaagctttttttttttttgttccagcagTATTTTCGTTCTGTCACATTTTCGTTTGACAGCCATTGTGTAAAAAATGGGAATGCAAACAAAAcgctctgtaaataaaacaatgttgtCAAGAAATTGCAATCACTGATAGACAGACTTCCTGAGTCAATAACAAATGTGGGTCCCTTGCAGAAGCACAGGCAACTAGTGTTACCGTACAGCAGGTGAACTagtggttgttgttgttagcGGTTACTGCCAAATGGtgggacttgaaaataatacaaggTGCACGGAACGGCCGTCATAAGTACATGTTTATGTTAACGTagtaaattaatttgttaattttacCGTAGTTGAATTTTATTTGAACGACACACAAAATCTTATTGGTCTTGAACTGTCTTTGTTTGCCTATAACTGCTAATGGGGAGTTTTGGTTGAACACTTACTTGCTGATGCAACAAATAGTGGTTAGATTtattgccttgcaatcaaatgaTCTGAGTTTGAAGCCGGTCCTCCAACCaccctggattgctccagtaaacattacccagctgtataaatgggcatgTAATTGTAAGGATCTTAGTATACAAAACCTCACACAGCAACATTGCCCTCGCACACATACCAAAGGACACGGTTGGGTGAGACTAAAAGGACAATCATTTACAAATAGTGGAGATTACACTCCTAGTCCCTCCCAACTGGACACCGTCTGAGCCTCCAATGTGCCTTTGTTATCCAAATAGGAGTGGaggcaaaacaaaattttggcagagtccaacacccccGATGAATGGATTGGAAAATGCCCAGCATAAGGACATAATTCACACTGGACTCACACAGGAATCCGATAGCATTCATAACAAGCCCTGATAGCCCATATCCCTGCAGTACCTCCCATGTCACAAAACCAGGGACACACTTATATACCTTCTCCGAATCTACAAAACACGTCCTATGGCCCCTTAAACAATTGTGTGACAATGAGAAGATCCACAGCCAGAACGAACgagaatgaacgaacgaacgaacaagctttattgccaagtatgttcacacatagaaggaatttgtcttggtgacagaaacttccacagcacagacagaatgacagtgacaagacacagatgagaagatagactgcgtgaataaaggataaaaaatatataaaaaatataaagtacacaatatacaaacatAGTCACTAGACGTTATATGTATGTCTACACAGAACACAACACAATTGCCCAATACTTCTCTTGTGatctctccaaactcctcccatgcccaaGCTTTTGCTGCAGCAACTGCCTTTATTGTGGCTGTCTTGGCCTGCTGATACCACTTAGCCAGGTGAAGAGACCAACCAGAAAGCCCCCTCCTCCAACTTAACCTCTTTTTCACCTTTAATATCCACCAGTAAGTCCTACGATTGCTGACTGGGAGGCACTGGCTTCCCATGAACCACAGTTTGTAGAAGCTGTGTCCACAACTGACATCTTTAGCATTGTTGATTCTGattcaatgtccccagtctatATTCAGAACAAGGGAGAAGTTCTCttggagctgggatttgaattAATCTCACATTGAACTGTTCACCAATCATTCCCAGAATATCCTTACAGACTTTTTTAAGTCTTCCAGCTCTGTCTAGCCCACACTCTGTACATTGAACTCAGCTCATCACAGGTGGCTATCATTTGACAGCTGTCAAGAAAATAAGACCTCTGGTCCAGAAATCTGACTGTAGGCCCAAGGTATTCTGGTAGCAAGTATATTTATGAGCCTCCTTGTGttaaaacatggtgtttgttgttAACAGTCCACGATCGGCACAGAAGTCATTTAACAACTCAGATGCTGAGATGTGGCAAACCATTCCTCCCAGTCACGCTTTTCCAGGTATCTCCTTCGTTCCTAATTCAAACCCTCTGAAGTACATCTCCAACCTTCTCTAAGAAGGCTCGATTCTCCGAATAGCTTGGTACGATTGTAGcatagcaggtagcactgcctttttcacagctgtttaggtgcaggtttgaatctttcTCAAtttgggtggagtttgcatattctccccacgTCTGAGTGGGTTCCCTCTGGATGCTCCAGCTTCTTCCCACTGTCCAACGACATGTAGATCAGGTGAAGCAaacactctaaattgcccatagtgtgtaactACTCTATGGTGGACTAGGGTACTTCCAGGCTATACCCCTTTTGCCTTGTACtcaatgattctgggatagactctggactgccACGACCCTGACCAGGGCAAGTGGTTACCAAAAGTGAATGGGTGAGCACGCCC contains these protein-coding regions:
- the slco1c1 gene encoding solute carrier organic anion transporter family member 1C1 isoform X2, yielding MFLVALSFAYFAKALSGSYLKSTITQLERRFDIPSYLIGVIDGSFEIGNLLVIAFVSYFGAKLHRPKIIAIGCLLMALGTFLIAMPHFIIGRYKFETSIPSSANSTISLSPCPVSSPDVLPTGESPVPSAGPGCERESSLSMWIYVFLGNVLRGIGETPVQPLGISYIDDHARPDNAAFYIGCVQTVSIIGPIFGYLLGSLCAKIYVDIGFVDMESISITPSDARWVGAWWLGYLIAGAITLISAIPFWFLPKALSVPGSHRQSGCPPQQSRFITDSIHGEHKYVPEEPANFPEMAKEFLPSLKNLLGNPVYFLYLCVTIIQFNSLIGMVTYKPKYIEEHYGQSASKANFLMGAINIPAVALGMFLGGVVMKKFKLSIMGAAKFAFGTSLLGYFLSLFFFAMGCENSKVAGITVSYKGADVLAHQEASQVTDCNKNCLCSGKDWDPVCGENGITYISPCLAGCRVSTGSGKNTVFDQCQCLSAAGWGPGNLTATVGHCRHRGGCDRVFPYFLALSVISSFVISLGGTPGYMLLIRCIKPELKSLALGFHTLTTRTLAGIPAPIYFGAIIDTTCLKWGRKRCGGKGACRIYDTTAYRIVYLGLTLGLRTASFFLCALGFVLLRRHVRREEKSSLANGGTEIESLTKEENSSLNCDQFVRNSDCDPDRETRL
- the slco1c1 gene encoding solute carrier organic anion transporter family member 1C1 isoform X1, whose translation is MEPHDKERPLPENGPLPPKTQASCCSSLKMFLVALSFAYFAKALSGSYLKSTITQLERRFDIPSYLIGVIDGSFEIGNLLVIAFVSYFGAKLHRPKIIAIGCLLMALGTFLIAMPHFIIGRYKFETSIPSSANSTISLSPCPVSSPDVLPTGESPVPSAGPGCERESSLSMWIYVFLGNVLRGIGETPVQPLGISYIDDHARPDNAAFYIGCVQTVSIIGPIFGYLLGSLCAKIYVDIGFVDMESISITPSDARWVGAWWLGYLIAGAITLISAIPFWFLPKALSVPGSHRQSGCPPQQSRFITDSIHGEHKYVPEEPANFPEMAKEFLPSLKNLLGNPVYFLYLCVTIIQFNSLIGMVTYKPKYIEEHYGQSASKANFLMGAINIPAVALGMFLGGVVMKKFKLSIMGAAKFAFGTSLLGYFLSLFFFAMGCENSKVAGITVSYKGADVLAHQEASQVTDCNKNCLCSGKDWDPVCGENGITYISPCLAGCRVSTGSGKNTVFDQCQCLSAAGWGPGNLTATVGHCRHRGGCDRVFPYFLALSVISSFVISLGGTPGYMLLIRCIKPELKSLALGFHTLTTRTLAGIPAPIYFGAIIDTTCLKWGRKRCGGKGACRIYDTTAYRIVYLGLTLGLRTASFFLCALGFVLLRRHVRREEKSSLANGGTEIESLTKEENSSLNCDQFVRNSDCDPDRETRL
- the slco1c1 gene encoding solute carrier organic anion transporter family member 1C1 isoform X3, which encodes MALGTFLIAMPHFIIGRYKFETSIPSSANSTISLSPCPVSSPDVLPTGESPVPSAGPGCERESSLSMWIYVFLGNVLRGIGETPVQPLGISYIDDHARPDNAAFYIGCVQTVSIIGPIFGYLLGSLCAKIYVDIGFVDMESISITPSDARWVGAWWLGYLIAGAITLISAIPFWFLPKALSVPGSHRQSGCPPQQSRFITDSIHGEHKYVPEEPANFPEMAKEFLPSLKNLLGNPVYFLYLCVTIIQFNSLIGMVTYKPKYIEEHYGQSASKANFLMGAINIPAVALGMFLGGVVMKKFKLSIMGAAKFAFGTSLLGYFLSLFFFAMGCENSKVAGITVSYKGADVLAHQEASQVTDCNKNCLCSGKDWDPVCGENGITYISPCLAGCRVSTGSGKNTVFDQCQCLSAAGWGPGNLTATVGHCRHRGGCDRVFPYFLALSVISSFVISLGGTPGYMLLIRCIKPELKSLALGFHTLTTRTLAGIPAPIYFGAIIDTTCLKWGRKRCGGKGACRIYDTTAYRIVYLGLTLGLRTASFFLCALGFVLLRRHVRREEKSSLANGGTEIESLTKEENSSLNCDQFVRNSDCDPDRETRL